DNA sequence from the Hydrogenimonas thermophila genome:
GAGATTTTTAGAACAGAATCTGACTATACCGTCTCTATTGCACTTGGTATTGATTTAAAAGATGAAGAGTCAAAATATTTTGAAAAGTCGCAAACACTTAATCAGTGGGAGTTAAAGAGCTATAAAGAGCGACGTTTTAAGGCATTTGCTTCATCGATTATCAATATTAAACGTAAAGATTTGGAAATGTTGGGTATGAATGTTCAAAAAAGCGATATTTTCGGTCTCTATTATGTTGATTATTTGGATGGTATTTATGACTCTAAAACAGGTTTTCTTATTGCTGAAGAGCAAGAGAGTTTATCGGCATTTGATTAAGTTTAAAAGTGTTTAGAATGTCTAATATAACCTTCACCCCCGAACTCATCTCTGGTACAACTGTCCACTACTATGTTACCTGCAAGCGTGAAGCGTGGCTCTATGCACATAAAGTTTCAGCAGATCAATCTGATGAGAATATTTTGATGGGAAAAGCATTAGCCGAGATTAAAGAGAAAGATTTGCATCAATTTCCATTTTCTAATCTCAAGTTTGACAAAATTGGTAAAGAACGGGGGCATTATCTGGTAACGGAGTATAAAAAGAGCTTTAAAAACCCCGAAGGGGCAAAGATGCAACTCCTTTTTTATATGTACCTACTCAAAAA
Encoded proteins:
- the cas4 gene encoding CRISPR-associated protein Cas4, translating into MSNITFTPELISGTTVHYYVTCKREAWLYAHKVSADQSDENILMGKALAEIKEKDLHQFPFSNLKFDKIGKERGHYLVTEYKKSFKNPEGAKMQLLFYMYLLKKNLKLKEINGKVISGKKVIYVEGSEENMQMMEKLLEEIATFVSNPLPPKPKKIPFCKKCGYRDYCF